A genomic stretch from Raphanus sativus cultivar WK10039 unplaced genomic scaffold, ASM80110v3 Scaffold2167, whole genome shotgun sequence includes:
- the LOC108806056 gene encoding protein CUP-SHAPED COTYLEDON 1: MDMDAFSGWERSSRYEDETIMPPGFRFHPTDEELITYYLLKKVLDSNFSCAAISQVDLNKSEPWELPEKAKMGEKEWYFFTLRDRKYPTGLRTNRATEAGYWKATGKDREIKSSKTKSLLGMKKTLVFYKGRAPKGEKSCWVMHEYRLDGKFSYRYITSSTKDEWVLSKVCLKSSVVSRETKLVSSSSSPVSVAGEVSSGVNVSSSVIAPIIDAFATEHVSCFSNTSATAHHADASFPTYLPAPPPLLPRQPRRIGGDDDVAFGQFMDLGSSGQFNFDDDAGFFSPNLPSLPPTVLLPPLYGGGSALSFWPFAM, from the exons ATGGATATGGATGCCTTTAGTGGTTGGGAGAGATCATCTAGATATGAAGATGAAACCATAATGCCACCTGGGTTTAGGTTTCATCCTACTGATGAAGAGCTCATCACTTACTATCTCCTCAAGAAAGTCCTTGACTCTAATTTCTCTTGTGCTGCTATTTCCCAAGTTGATCTCAACAAGTCTGAGCCTTGGGAGCTTCCTG AGAAAGCGAAAATGGGGGAGAAAGAGTGGTACTTCTTCACACTAAGAGACCGGAAGTACCCAACAGGACTGAGAACGAACAGAGCTACAGAAGCTGGCTACTGGAAAGCAACTGGTAAAGACAGAGAGATCAAAAGCTCAAAGACAAAGTCGCTTCTTGGGATGAAGAAAACGCTTGTGTTTTACAAAGGCAGAGCTCCTAAAGGTGAAAAAAGCTGTTGGGTCATGCATGAGTATCGTCTCGACGGCAAATTCTCTTACCGTTACATTACTTCCTCCACTAAG GATGAATGGGTTCTCTCTAAAGTTTGTCTGAAAAGCAGCGTTGTCAGTAGAGAGACGAAGttggtctcttcttcttcttctcccgtTTCCGTCGCCGGAGAAGTCTCCTCCGGTGTAAATGTCTCATCTTCTGTGATTGCTCCGATCATTGACGCCTTTGCGACGGAGCACGTGTCCTGTTTCTCCAATACCTCTGCTACAGCTCATCATGCCGATGCGAGTTTTCCGACGTACCTTCCCGCTCCACCGCCGTTACTGCCACGTCAGCCTCGACGGATAGGTGGTGATGATGACGTGGCGTTTGGTCAGTTCATGGATCTGGGATCTTCAGGGCAGTTTAACTTCGACGACGACGCAGGGTTCTTCTCACCGAATCTGCCTTCTCTGCCTCCGACGgttcttcttcctccattgTACGGTGGTGGCTCGGCCCTGAGTTTCTGGCCGTTTGCTATGTGA
- the LOC130505315 gene encoding 30S ribosomal protein S20, chloroplastic-like, with protein MATLVQCLSSCATLNPKFKSLSLNGASSSLSTRRGVCSSLSFSQSVSQCVAFSSGNMWVEKNKPARQSIVCEAAPTKKADSAAKRARQAEKRRVYNKSKKSEARTRMKKVLEALDGLKKKADAVPDEIVTVEKLIGEAYSAIDKAVKVRALHKNTGARRKSRLARRKKAVEIHHGWYVPAAAAEAVTMAA; from the exons ATGGCGACATTAGTCCAGTGTCTTTCTTCCTGTGCGACACTCAACCCCAAATTCAAATCCCTTTCTCTTAACggagcttcttcttccttgtccACTCGTCGTGGTGTATGCTCCTCCCTTAGCTTCTCTCAGAGCGTTTCTCAATGTGTCGCCTTCTCCTCCG GGAATATGTGGGTAGAGAAGAATAAGCCAGCGAGGCAATCGATTGTGTGCGAGGCTGCTCCCACGAAGAAAGCTGATTCAGCTGCCAAGAGAGCTCGCCAAGCTGAGAAGAGGCGCGTTTACAACAAGTCTAAAAAGTCCGAAGCCCGCACACGGATGAAGAAG GTTTTGGAAGCACTTGATGGGCTCAAGAAGAAGGCAGATGCGGTACCTGACGAGATTGTAACCGTTGAGAAACTGATAGGAGAGGCTTACTCTGCTATAGACAAAGCAGTCAAGGTTAGAGCGCTACACAAGAACACTGGTGCGCGTAGGAAGTCTCGGCTGGCTAGGAGGAAAAAGGCTGTTGAGATCCACCACGGTTGGTATGTCCCTGCCGCAGCAGCAGAAGCTGTCACCATGGCTGCGTAA